Within Deltaproteobacteria bacterium, the genomic segment TCATGTCTTGCCTTGAAAAATAGCCACTATAATTTTCTCCTCTGAAGAACAGGCAAATGGAATTTCAGAATTGTATCAGAAATGAGTATAACAAATGTGATATCCCGTCCAATACGATCAAGAGAATAAAAAACGGGCTACAAAAACTGGACCTTGAATCTGAATATTACCCCTTTCGAGTATCGGACAACATCTATTGGGGACGGGTATGGATTGATTCAATAAGGATAGTCTGCAATGGGAAAGGCCTGACACCAGAGTTTGCCGAGGCCAGCGCATACGCAGAATTGGCTGAACGTCTGAGCGCCGGGTTGTTTTATCCGGTCTTTGAAGAGCAGGTGAGGTTTAATGTTCCCGGCCTTTATGATGAGGAGACCAACAGGTTTCTGAATTACGAATGGATGGAGGGATACATTTATTCCCACCAGGATGATCTGGAAAATCCTCTCAGGATAGAAGATCTGCTGGCAAACGAAAATCATCTGACGGATAATGATATTGAAGATATAAAAAACAGCAGGATGGCCAGGCACTGGGTTGACGGTTTTTCAATAATCCGCGAGGAAACAGTAAAGGTCCCTGTCAATTTTGTTGCATATATTCACGGATCTAACGGCATGGCGGCAGGGAATACGATTGAAGAGGCGATGATCCAGGCCACATGCGAAATATTTGAACGTCATTCCCAGATACGGTCAATTAAGTCTGAACAGATCGTGCCCTCAATTGATTCGGACTCCATAGAAAATCAAAACATAAGGGACATGATTAAATTCTATTCAGGAAATAATGTAGATGTAATGATCAAGGATCTTTCCTTTGACGGCCTGATACCCTGTATAGGCGTCCTGTTCATCAACAAAAACCTGCGCACTGATCGCCTGGAGCACAGGATTCTGATACCTGGCGCATCATTCAATCTTGAGGAGGCTCTGGCAAGATGCTTTACGGAAGGCATGCAGGGCAGAGAGACCCTGTTGGCTCCACGTCCCGAACTGGACAGGCCGCTTGTCCACAGATCCAAGGTTAATGACTATTATATGTTAATGAAATGCGGTATTTCCCTGAAAGATATCTCTTTCCTCGATCAAGGGGAGACAAGGACTTACAAGAATATCAAGATCAAAGATGTCCTCAGCGAGATCGAGGAAATCAAAAAGATATGCAAGGTATTCAATACCGACTATATATTATTAAACTACACTCATCCGGTTTTAGATTTCCCCGTGGTAAGGGTGATAATCCCGGGAGTTTCTGATTTTTTATCTTTTTTAAGAAAGGACGTCCTTGTATCAGGTTCGACAAGACCATCTGCTGTCTGGCGTGGAGAAGAATTCAAGAAAATAATGCAGAGTTTTTTTGAATAACATTTCTTTTTCCTCCGGGCCGGAACTCTGAGCCATTCTTTCAGGCAGTTTCTGCAGATCGGATTCGAGGAGCCGATATTGTTCAAGGATACTCAAGATCCCGGACTCTCCACCAGGTCTACCGAAACCAGCCTTGATATCCCTTTATCCTCCATAGTGACTCCGTAAAGGACATCAGCGATCTCCATCACCTTCTGGTTATGAGTAACAAGCACTACCTGGGACTGCTCTGATATCTTTTTTATGAACCGGTTAAATCGTAAGATATTGGCTTCATCAAGAGCTGCATCCACTTCATCCAGCAGGCAGAAAGGGCAGGGTTTTATGAAATAGATGGCAAAAATCAGGGCCATTGCAGCCAATACCTTTTCCCCTCCCGAAAGGAGATTAAGGTACTGGATTCTTTTTCCGGGAAGCTGTATCAAATAATCTATACCTGAATCCAGTATATCGCCGGATGAGGTCAAATTCAGCTTGGCACTCCCTTCTTTAAAAAGTAAGGGAAAGACCCTGCAAAGGCTCTCGTTCACTGAGTCAAGGGCCTCCTTGAACCGGGTCCTGCAGGTGCGATTGATCCTGCCTATGGCCTGTTCCAGGTCTTCGATTGAGCTGATAAGGTCGTCTTTCTGTGAATTGAGGTAGCTCCATCGATCCTCAAGCTCTCTGTATTCTTCAACAGCGGCAAGGTTTACAGGCCCAAGGCGATCTATCTTGCTGGTTATCTCGCTGATCCGCTTCTCTGCCTCATCAGGAGAAAATGGAAAAAGGCGCCATTTATCACAGAATTCTTCTATGTCAGCCCGGTGGCGATCCATGGCCGTTTTTTTCAGATATGCAAGGCCCTGCTCCACTTCGGCAAGGACAAGCTCATTTCGATGGATCCGCTCTTCAGCAGCCCTGAACCGGGTCTGCAAATCATTCACCTTGCCCTGCAATCCCGCAAAAGTCTGCCGGGTGTGATCGTACTCCGTTTCGACTTCTTTCAGATGCCTTTTTTGAATCAGAATCCTGCTCTCCTCTGACTTAACTTTCAGCCGCACATCTTTCAGTGACCTGGCCCTGTCCTCAAGCCGCGCTGCCAGACTCCGCTTTTCCGCCAGCATTGTTTCCCGGTCACTGGCTATCTGCTTCTTCAGGTCGGCAAGCCTTCCGAGCTCCTGCTCCCTCTCTTGAAGCTGGGTCTGAACGCGGGCCATTTTTATTCTATATTCCTCAATGACCTTTCTCCTGCGGGAAAGCACCTGTTCCTGTTGTCTCAAGGCATCCTCGCGGCCTTTTATCTGCCCCTCGGCTTCAATCCTGGCTGAAACGGCAGCTTCAATAGTCTCTTCCAGCTCTTCAAGGGATATATCTATATCAAGTATCTCCTTTTCAGCCTCTTCGATCTCCATATCTATGCGTTGAGACCTCTCTTTTTCAGCCTCAATTTCCCTGAGCAGGCTGTCCCTTTCCTTTTTATGGCCAGTCAGGTCTTCAGAAATACTTCCCTTTTTTTCATTGACTTCCCTGAGCCCGGCCTCGGCCTTTAAGAGCCCTTTGCTTATCTCATCCTCCTCTATACGTATCTGCATTGAAGATTCACGGAGTTCATTTTCACGTGCAGTCAATCCGGAAATCTCGGCCTTTCTTGCAAGTATTCCCGAGGATGCCTTGTCTTTGTCCCCAAAGACCAGCTCACCCCATGGAGTGAGAATCTCGCCGTCCCTGGTGATGTAAAAAAGGGGCTTATTGTCAGTATTGCAGACATTAAAAGCAGCTTTCAAATCCGGCACGACTTTCCAATGGACAAGGATATCAGCTACGACCCTGTCAACAGGATGTCCGGCCCTGACGAATTCAAGAAGTGTATTATCCCGTGCCCCTTCCGCATTACCGGACTCTATGCCCGGGATGATCAGGCTGGCCCGTCCCGACGGCTGGTTTTTGAGAAAGGAAATGGCCTTATCACATGCCTTCATGTCAGGGACTATCAAGGCCTGAATTCCGTGCCCAAGGGCGATCTCTACCAAATGTTCCCAGCCCGGCTCTACTTCCAGAAAATCAGCAAGTACCCCCAATGTGGGAACATCGGAAGAGCCGAGCAACCTGTTGGTGGCCATGCTGAAGCCCTCACCAGAGGCATCAATGGTCCTCAGTGCATTAAGCCTGGCCCTGCACGATGCCAGTTCCGAGTCTGCTTCATGCCTTTTTTTAACAATGTCTGAAAGGCGGCTTTTCAGAGCAGAAACAGTACATTCAAGTCTTTTTCCGTCATGAGCCAGGGAATCCAGTTCAGCCATGGCTTTCTCTATCTTCTCTTGTTGTCCCTTCAAATCACCTTCCAGGCCCTTTACATGTTCTGATATACCCTGCAGCTCGTTCCGTTTCTGGTCCAGACGGCGCCTGAGTCTGTCCTTCCTGTCTCTCAAGCCGTTGCGCTCGCTGTCCAGCCTTGCGTGCCTGGCTGCCGCATCAACGAGTTCTACCTTCACTGCCTCAAGAGATTCCCTCACCTGGTCCCTAATTGTTTTTGATTCCTCTATCTCATTTTCCCGGTCGGTTATCTCAAACAGGTACGATGACTCCTCTGCCTTGAGGGCCTTTATGTCTTTCTGAAGCCCTTCACGGCCGTGTTCTGTCAACGTCCCCTTTTCATCAAGCTCCATCAATGTCTTCTCGGCGGCCTGCAGCCTGTTTTCTTCCTTAATCAAGAGCCTGTCATGCTGCGAGGCCTCCTCCCTCAGCTTCTGAAGGCCGTCTTCCGCATCGGTCAGGCCCTTGCGAATTGCAGCTAAGGCCTCCTCCGTCTCGAGGACCTCCAGTTCGAGCCTTTTCCGATCGGAGACATTTTTAGAAAGTTCCGCCTGTACACCGGACAGGTCGGCAGAGAGAGAATCTCTCTCTCTTTCCAGATCCATCCTTCGCTTCAATTCAAGAAGCCATGCATGGGCAAGGAGCGCCTGATCCAGTTGGTCCTGCTCCTTCCGCAACTTCAGATAGCGATCCGTCCTCTTTGCCTGTCTGGAGAGAAATCTGCGTTGACGCCCTACCTCGACCAGGAGGTCTTCCAGCCTCTCGAGGTTTTGCTTTGTCCGGGCCACGCAGCGCTCGGCCTCGCTGCGCCTGGCCCTGAACCTGGAAATACCTGCCACCTCCTCGATCAGGAGACGGCGATCTTGTGGCACCATGTCAATAAATGCGCTAATCTGACCCTGGTCCAAAATGGAATAAGCCCTGCTGCCAACCCCCGTATCCATAAAGAGGTAGTGGATGTCCTTCAGCCTGCAAGTCTTGCCGTTAATACGGTATTCAGTATCCCCTGACTTGTGGATACGACGCATTATTTCAATCTCAGGGGTATTTTCATACCCCGGTGGTGAAAAAAGACCTTCGTTTTCCACGACCAAACGGACCTCGGCCAGGCCTGTTTGCCCGTCATTATTCCCATTGTAAAGAATATCGTCCATTTTCTTGGCCCTGAGCATGCTGGGACTTTGCTCCCCCAGTACCCACCTGATGGCGTCAACAATGTTGGACTTGCCGCACCCATTAGGGCCTACTATGGCAATAACACCCTGGTTAAATGTAAGTTTTGTGCGCGCAGGAAAGGATTTGAAGCCGAAGAGTATCAGGGAATTAAGTCGCATAACCTGTTTCAGACATGAGCTATCTGTACCGGATGTCTTTCAGTCTCAGCTCAATGCGCTTTTGCCCTTGCCATATATTAAGACAAGGCATGCAGGCAAGCTCAAGCTCCTCCCAGGGAAGCCCGGCTTTGTCTCCGTGTCCCCATCCTACCAGATCCATTCCCCTTTTCATATACCCATTTTGCAGACCGGTCCTGGGGGTAAGAGTAAGCTTTAAGTGGCCATTTCCAACAACTGTCGACCTGCGGACCGAAAAATCCCGGACTGCAAACAAGGGGGATGGGTAACCTGCGCCAAAGGGCTCCAGATGCTCATAGAACCGGGAAAAACCCGGATCAATGAGTTCCTCGATACAGGCTGTGCAATCAACCATAAGCCTGGGATTGATGTCGTTATGTTCCAGGACCGAGGCCACGACCTTTTGAAACGCTTCAGAAAATCCTTCTACAGAATCGGAGGGCAGATGCATTCCGGCAGCAGCCCTGTGGCCGCCAAAGGAGCTAAGGTGGCCGGAACAGGCGCAAAGAGACTCGTAGAGATTCAGTCCTTCAGGACTGCGGCCAGAACCATGTGCCTCATCTCCGTCCAGGGCAAAGAGGATCACGGGCCTGTGGAATTGCTCCACCAGTCTGGATGCAACTATACCTATAACGCCCCTTTTCCATTCAGGGCTCGACAAGACATAGGCAGACCTCTTTTCAAGGCATCGTATCTTATCTAACGCCTCATTCAATATATTTTTTTCTTCTGCCTGTCGTTCCTGATTCAGCAGGTGTAATTCATTGGCAAGCCGATTTGCTTCCGCATCGTCATCCGTGGCAAGTAACCTGTAAGCTTTGTCAGCGTGAGCCATCCGCCCGGCGGCATTTATTCGCGGAGCGACCCTGAAGGCAATGTCCGTGGAGGTGATTCCGGAATCAAGGGAACATAACGCCTTCAATGCCTTGATTCCCGGCCTGTTGCATCCATCAAGCACTTCAAGCCCCGCCCGGACAAGTATGCGATTGTCCCCCAAGAGCGGAACTAAATCCGCCACGGTCCCCAGGGCCGCAAGATCCAGATATTCCTTGAGATTGGGCACCTGACCGGCTTTCCAATGCCCAAGCCCATAAAGGCGATGCCTCAATGCCCTGACAAGATTGAAGGCCACACCTACACCGGCAAGTTCTTTGAAGGGAAAGGGGCAATCAGGACGCTTGGGATTAAGCACTGCCAGGGCCTCGGGAAGGGTATCAGGGGGTTCATGGTGGTCGGTGACAATGACATCCATCCCAAGCTCCCCTGCCAGGGCGACTGCTTCACTATCCGATATGCCGCAATCAACTGTAATCAGAAGCCTGCAGCCTCTGGATGCGAGATTCCTTAATGCTTCTGCATTAAGTCCGTAGCCCTCGTTCTCCCGGTGGGGGATATAGACTGTTACCTTTAGTCCAAGTCCCTCAAGAAATCCGGAGACCAGGGCTGCGGAGGTGACACCATCGACATCGTAATCACCGAATACGGCCACCTGTTCTTTTTGGGCTACTGCCCTGACCAGCCGGTCAACAGCCCTGTCCATGTCCATCATCTTCCAGGGATCGCTGAGGGATTTCAGCGAAGGGCTGAGGTGTTGCGCAACGGCCTCCGGCGTATTTATCCCGCGTTGATACAGAAATTTGGCAATAATGCCCGGAATCCCTGACTTACCGGCAAGTTCCTCAACCGCCGACATATTTATGGAGGCAAAGTCCCACGGCAGTTCGAGGATCACGGAATTCATGGTCATGAGACTAATCAGGCATCAGGAGGCTGTCAATTTGTTCCGTATAATTTGGGAATTGAAGATGTTCCGTGGATATCGTTTATCCGGAACTTCGGCCAGGATTTTACCAATGATTTTTTAGGCCGCTTCAGTTCTGCATAGAGCTGACCGCAGGCAGCGGATATGTCTTGCCCCTTGCTTTTTCTTATGATGGTAGTGTAGCCGGTTTCTTTAAGCACCTGCTGAAATGCAAGAACCCGTTCATTGACCGGGCGTCTAAAGGGAATATCATGGCTTTCATTAAAAGGTATCAAGTTGATTTTTAAAGGGATTCCCTTAAGGAGCCTTGCGAGTGACACTGCCTGTTCGATGCTGTCATTTACACCGGCAAGGAGGATATATTCAAAAGTAATACGCCTCCTGCGGGAAAGCCGATAATTTCGACAGGCCTCAATGAGCTGCGGAAGGGGATAGCGACTGTTGACCGGCATTATCTGATCCCGTGTCTTATCGTCAGGGGCGTTCAGGGAAACAGCAAGACCCACGTCCGTATCCCGGCCAAGACGTAATATCTCAGGAATCAGACCACAGGTGGATACGGTTATCCTGCGCAATGAGAAGTTCAGTCCAAGGTCATCAGTGAGTATGTGAATGGACTTCAAGACATTCCCGTAGTTTGCAAGCGGCTCTCCCATACCCATGAATACGAGATTTCTGAGCCGTTCCCTTTCTCCGGTGCGTTCCAATACGGCAAGCGCCTGCCCTGCGATTTCCGAGGGGATAAGCTGACGACGAAAACCCATCCTGGCAGTATGACAGAACCTGCATCTCATAGCGCACCCGACCTGACTGGATATGCAAAGCGTCTTGCGGCCCTGTTCAGGTATCAAGACGCTTTCCACTACCGATGTCATCCGGCAGTCTCCAGGCAAATTTGCTTGTGCCGTCAACAGAGCGTTGCTCTGCCTCAAGCTCCGGTTTGGTAAGCAGGCCCTTTTGGGCAACCTTTTCCCTCAGGGCCTTGGGGAAGTCGGTCATTTGGGAGAAGTCCCGGAATCCGGGTCTCCAAAGCCAGCTAAAGAGCTGCCGGCCCCTGAAGGCCGGCAGGCCCAGATCCCTTGCCCATATTTCGAGGTCGCTTCGAGTAAAGCAGCGGTAGTCGATCACTATGGCAACCTCCAGGCATTTCAATTATTCATGGATGGCTGGCCTGTTGTTTCCAGTACACTCATCCACATATCTCCGGAGGTGTCCACCTGCTTTCGCTTTCCTGCCGTCGCCTCCATGGGGATGTGGACAATCCGATTGTTGCACAGGCCCACCAGCATTTTGGTCTTGCCGGCCATGCCGGCATGAACCGCGCTGCGGGCCAGAAAGCCGCACAAGAGATGATCTCCGGCATTGGCACAAGCACTCCGGATCGTGTAACTGGGGTCAATATATTTGAGGTTAATTTCCATCCCTTGTTTTTCAAAATAAGCGGCAATGGACTCTTTCAGGAAGATGCCAATGTCATGAAGCCGGATGTTTCCGGAGGCATCGAGTTGCTGCTGCTCTGTGTCGCCAAAAAACTTTTGACCTGCCCCTTCCGCCACTACAATTACGGCGTGCCTCCTGAGGATTAAGCGTTCTTTCAGGGCTTCCAGCAGGCCTTTTGGCCCTTCTAATTCAAAATCTGATTCCGGGATAAGGACAAAGTTTACATCCGGCATCGCCAGGGTGGCTGCGGCTGCGATAAACCCTGAATGACGGCCCATGACTTTCACCAGCCCCACTCCGTTCGGAGCACTGGTAGCCTCATTATGGGCACCGCCTATGACATCAACCGCTATACTCACGGCCGTCTCAAAGCCGAACGAACGATCGATCAGATAGATGTCATTGTCGATGGTTTTTGGTATACCTATAACACCAATTTTTAAGCGCCTCTTGTTGATTTCGTCTGTAATCTTTGCAGAGGCAGCCATGGTGCCATCTCCGCCAATGGTAAACAGGAGCCCGACATTCATCCTCTCCAGTGCATCTACGATGCTAACAATATCCTGAGGTCCCCTCGAAGAGCCAAGGATCGTTCCTCCCCTCTCGTGGATGTGGGCCACAGATTCGGGTGTAAGCTCCATTATGTCGTGACCGTAAGTGGAAATAAAACCCTGAAATCCGTATCGGATGCCGTAAATATTGCGGAGACCATAGTTAAAATAGAGCGACAGCACGATTGCACGAATCACATCATTTACGCCCGGGCAGAGCCCGCCGCAACTTACAATTGCACACCGCAGTTTCGCTGGATCAAAAAAGATCTTGCTTCGAGGACCTGCCAGTTCAAAGGATAGAGGTTCTTCACCACGCTCCAGGGTCTTTTTGAGATTATCCGCAAAAATGTCCATCAGGACCCGGTCTTTTCCAGACACAAAGCACCCCGTTCCGGAACCCTTTGCTCGAGTCCGAAGAGGAGAAGGGATCTTGGCCGGGCCAAGGCCCGTGATCGAACTCTCGATCTGTTTACTGCTTCTCATATCAAGCTACCTTTCTTATAATTTATAGGTCATATCTCCTCAAATAGTCTCCCGCGAAGATCTCTACTACTTCCGTTACGCTGATTTCTGCATTCATGGCACTTCTCCTTTCGGTGTAAATATCCGGTGAACCCGTTATATCCCGCCTTGAAGCGGTTACCTTTTTCCGGGTTTCAAAGCTCACCCATTGCAGACCGAAAGAGGCAGTGCAATCCGGCCCGCTGCCCGAAACCCTGCAAAAGGCAAACCGCTTCTGCGGCAGGGCGCGGATGGCAACCTCCACAGTGGACCACGGGTTCACCGAATATTTACCTTTCGGTTTGATTTTTTGTAATCAAAACCATGACAAAGACTGCCTCATTCGGCCCGGCACTTCAAATGCCATTGATCTCTTTATCGGCATGTCGTATGGTATTTATAATGGTAAATAATCGCTTTTGGGCAGGCTGCCCGGCACCATATATCCTTCTTGACCGTCAATGCCGCTTACGAATCATGCAATTATGAAAATTAATGCTCCACATATTGTCAAGCGGAAAGATGGGAAGTGCCATGAAATGTAAAGGGTCTGCTGTATGATCCGGCCTGCAAAATAACCGTATTTAGAGGAAACTTCTTTCAAAATGAGCGTAACTATAGGTGTTTTCGACTCAGGTATTGGTGGGCTCACAGTGGTCCGCGAGATCAAACAATTATTGCCGGCCCAGCCCCTTATCTATTTTGGAGACACTGCACGGACTCCCTATGGAACCAAAAGCCCGGAAACAATTATTCAATATGCCAGGGAAGATACCAGATTCCTGCTGGAGCACGGGGCCGGCATATTAGTGATCGCTTGCCACAGCGCAGCCAGTACCGCCACCTCTGCATTGAGGCAGGAATTTTCTGAACCAATATTTGAAGTTGTAACCCCTTCTATAGAACAGGCATTGGCCCTTACCAGACGAAAAATCATCGGCTTAATCGGTACAAGGGCCACAGTGACAAGCGGCGTATACGAAAAAGCGATCCATTCTCAAGTTTCAGATACAAAGGTATACAGCCAGTCATGTCCTCTTCTGGTGCCCCTGGTGGAGGAGGGATGGCTCAAGGCCAGGGAGACCCGCATGATAGTCAAGAAGTATCTCAGGCCCTTAAAAAACCGGCAGATAGATACCTTGATCCTCGGATGCACCCATTATCCGCTTCTCAAGCGGATAATCCGGGAAAAAATGGGAAAGAAGGTGAAAATAGTAGACCCTTCAGCAGAAATAGCACGTGCGGTTTATTCATACCTTGAGGCCAAAGGTCAACTTTCTGAGGAGTCACATGGCCGGGAAGATCGTTTTTTTGTCTCTGACCTCACTCCAACGACTCAGGAGGTGGTTCAACGTTTCTTAGGCAGACGGATCCGGCTCGAAAAGGCCTCGATGTTCGTCACATCCCGACCCTGATCCTGTATTTCACCTTTACCTCGCCGTCCTTGGGGACTGTCACGTCGAACCTTATTGTAAAGGCATCTACCTTTTTATAAGGATAATTGTTGCTGATTACCACCCGGTTCCCAAATAATGGTTCCACTACGCCCACGGTGATACCCTCTAAAGGCATGCCAAGGCTATTGCCTTGTGAATTTTTGAATTTGACATACACATTTACCGGCTGTTTTGGGTTTTGGTCCCTGTAACGTCTGGTAAAATAGCCTTTCATCCCATAGACGAGCAGCTCTTTCTATTCTGTTCAAGTACGCTGAAGTCATCCGGGCGATTCAGTGACTTTGTGTGAACGGTTACAGGCATGATATGGGAAGCAACATCCATTGCAAGAGGAGCTGAATTCTGCCAAAAAAACGGGTTCTTCGCTATTTACGTGGGTAGCATAGAGCATTGCCATACTAAATAGCGAAGAGGCCTTTTTCTGATATGACTATTGAGTTAGCTCCGCTTCGATATATAGTCTTTGATTATTGGGTAATCATCCCTTGTCCCTCCAATGCTCTCGTCCCTTGTTTTCTGAGACTTTTGCAGCATGGGACCCTCCCTGTTCTCCTCCGC encodes:
- the smc gene encoding chromosome segregation protein SMC, producing the protein MRLNSLILFGFKSFPARTKLTFNQGVIAIVGPNGCGKSNIVDAIRWVLGEQSPSMLRAKKMDDILYNGNNDGQTGLAEVRLVVENEGLFSPPGYENTPEIEIMRRIHKSGDTEYRINGKTCRLKDIHYLFMDTGVGSRAYSILDQGQISAFIDMVPQDRRLLIEEVAGISRFRARRSEAERCVARTKQNLERLEDLLVEVGRQRRFLSRQAKRTDRYLKLRKEQDQLDQALLAHAWLLELKRRMDLERERDSLSADLSGVQAELSKNVSDRKRLELEVLETEEALAAIRKGLTDAEDGLQKLREEASQHDRLLIKEENRLQAAEKTLMELDEKGTLTEHGREGLQKDIKALKAEESSYLFEITDRENEIEESKTIRDQVRESLEAVKVELVDAAARHARLDSERNGLRDRKDRLRRRLDQKRNELQGISEHVKGLEGDLKGQQEKIEKAMAELDSLAHDGKRLECTVSALKSRLSDIVKKRHEADSELASCRARLNALRTIDASGEGFSMATNRLLGSSDVPTLGVLADFLEVEPGWEHLVEIALGHGIQALIVPDMKACDKAISFLKNQPSGRASLIIPGIESGNAEGARDNTLLEFVRAGHPVDRVVADILVHWKVVPDLKAAFNVCNTDNKPLFYITRDGEILTPWGELVFGDKDKASSGILARKAEISGLTARENELRESSMQIRIEEDEISKGLLKAEAGLREVNEKKGSISEDLTGHKKERDSLLREIEAEKERSQRIDMEIEEAEKEILDIDISLEELEETIEAAVSARIEAEGQIKGREDALRQQEQVLSRRRKVIEEYRIKMARVQTQLQEREQELGRLADLKKQIASDRETMLAEKRSLAARLEDRARSLKDVRLKVKSEESRILIQKRHLKEVETEYDHTRQTFAGLQGKVNDLQTRFRAAEERIHRNELVLAEVEQGLAYLKKTAMDRHRADIEEFCDKWRLFPFSPDEAEKRISEITSKIDRLGPVNLAAVEEYRELEDRWSYLNSQKDDLISSIEDLEQAIGRINRTCRTRFKEALDSVNESLCRVFPLLFKEGSAKLNLTSSGDILDSGIDYLIQLPGKRIQYLNLLSGGEKVLAAMALIFAIYFIKPCPFCLLDEVDAALDEANILRFNRFIKKISEQSQVVLVTHNQKVMEIADVLYGVTMEDKGISRLVSVDLVESPGS
- the recJ gene encoding single-stranded-DNA-specific exonuclease RecJ; translation: MTMNSVILELPWDFASINMSAVEELAGKSGIPGIIAKFLYQRGINTPEAVAQHLSPSLKSLSDPWKMMDMDRAVDRLVRAVAQKEQVAVFGDYDVDGVTSAALVSGFLEGLGLKVTVYIPHRENEGYGLNAEALRNLASRGCRLLITVDCGISDSEAVALAGELGMDVIVTDHHEPPDTLPEALAVLNPKRPDCPFPFKELAGVGVAFNLVRALRHRLYGLGHWKAGQVPNLKEYLDLAALGTVADLVPLLGDNRILVRAGLEVLDGCNRPGIKALKALCSLDSGITSTDIAFRVAPRINAAGRMAHADKAYRLLATDDDAEANRLANELHLLNQERQAEEKNILNEALDKIRCLEKRSAYVLSSPEWKRGVIGIVASRLVEQFHRPVILFALDGDEAHGSGRSPEGLNLYESLCACSGHLSSFGGHRAAAGMHLPSDSVEGFSEAFQKVVASVLEHNDINPRLMVDCTACIEELIDPGFSRFYEHLEPFGAGYPSPLFAVRDFSVRRSTVVGNGHLKLTLTPRTGLQNGYMKRGMDLVGWGHGDKAGLPWEELELACMPCLNIWQGQKRIELRLKDIRYR
- a CDS encoding glutamate racemase, with translation MSVTIGVFDSGIGGLTVVREIKQLLPAQPLIYFGDTARTPYGTKSPETIIQYAREDTRFLLEHGAGILVIACHSAASTATSALRQEFSEPIFEVVTPSIEQALALTRRKIIGLIGTRATVTSGVYEKAIHSQVSDTKVYSQSCPLLVPLVEEGWLKARETRMIVKKYLRPLKNRQIDTLILGCTHYPLLKRIIREKMGKKVKIVDPSAEIARAVYSYLEAKGQLSEESHGREDRFFVSDLTPTTQEVVQRFLGRRIRLEKASMFVTSRP
- a CDS encoding diphosphate--fructose-6-phosphate 1-phosphotransferase (catalyzes the formation of fructose 1,6-bisphosphate from fructose 6-phosphate and diphosphate), whose product is MRSSKQIESSITGLGPAKIPSPLRTRAKGSGTGCFVSGKDRVLMDIFADNLKKTLERGEEPLSFELAGPRSKIFFDPAKLRCAIVSCGGLCPGVNDVIRAIVLSLYFNYGLRNIYGIRYGFQGFISTYGHDIMELTPESVAHIHERGGTILGSSRGPQDIVSIVDALERMNVGLLFTIGGDGTMAASAKITDEINKRRLKIGVIGIPKTIDNDIYLIDRSFGFETAVSIAVDVIGGAHNEATSAPNGVGLVKVMGRHSGFIAAAATLAMPDVNFVLIPESDFELEGPKGLLEALKERLILRRHAVIVVAEGAGQKFFGDTEQQQLDASGNIRLHDIGIFLKESIAAYFEKQGMEINLKYIDPSYTIRSACANAGDHLLCGFLARSAVHAGMAGKTKMLVGLCNNRIVHIPMEATAGKRKQVDTSGDMWMSVLETTGQPSMNN